The Cellulomonas sp. S1-8 genome has a window encoding:
- a CDS encoding UvrD-helicase domain-containing protein, protein MPAGDSAAHEASRQLALAAAHEKAAVDARATASRYGVAAATEQRTARALAPLAAAGHHLLADRQWPGSRRAQVDMVVVGPGGVFVVDTKAWADVTIAADRIHRGQLDVTDELMALADLAYRTEGELAEVGLAPGEVHAIAVLAGRTGVDERVGPVRVVGERDVLSYIARRGARLGPQQVDTVLARCLEWFRQVGAPAPVSTTLPEPVLPEPRGPVLLVEDDPDAPAAWAADAVPVQRASAEEPAALISDAEVQQVMLQGLMAAPVEEWMAFLHPAQARLVRRSYNGPARIRGAAGTGKTVVGLHRAAYLARTRQGKVLVTTYIRTLPDVLRQQLTRLAPDVVGRVELAGVHETAKRILDERGVTCRIDGKQIASAWTAAWGKAAGGSIIDTDLHEQDYWHDEVSYVIKGRGLTRWEQYADLPRLGRRHRLGPQQRRVVWELYQAYEAELRARGVHDFADQIAMAAAELRREPLAEQYTAVVVDEAQDLTCVMIRMLHALVGDVPDGLTLVGDGQQTIYPGGFTLAEAGVSVAGRGTVLDVNYRNTREILQFASMLVRDDEFADIEGATARGDRPVAVPRTGSKPVYLRCASEEDRQRRMVQRVHEVVAEVGVNFGDVGVLSLSRRGVEDATAALKRAGVPVVNLERYDGVPVNRVKVGTVKRAKGLEFKQVLVVDPYASWFTEKGEGLDDVHRERREYRLRELYVAMTRARDGLWVASI, encoded by the coding sequence GCCGCCGCGCACGAGAAGGCCGCCGTCGACGCCCGCGCCACGGCGTCGCGCTACGGCGTCGCGGCCGCGACCGAGCAGCGCACCGCCCGTGCCCTCGCCCCGCTCGCCGCCGCGGGCCACCACCTGCTCGCCGACCGGCAGTGGCCGGGCAGTCGACGCGCCCAGGTCGACATGGTCGTCGTCGGGCCCGGCGGCGTGTTCGTCGTCGACACCAAGGCGTGGGCCGACGTGACGATCGCGGCCGACCGGATCCACCGCGGGCAGCTGGACGTCACCGACGAGCTCATGGCGCTCGCGGACCTGGCGTACCGCACCGAGGGCGAGCTCGCCGAGGTCGGCCTCGCCCCGGGTGAGGTGCACGCGATCGCGGTCCTGGCCGGGCGCACGGGCGTGGACGAGCGCGTCGGGCCGGTGCGCGTCGTGGGGGAGCGGGACGTGCTGTCGTACATCGCCCGGCGCGGTGCGCGCCTCGGGCCGCAGCAGGTCGACACGGTCCTCGCACGCTGCCTCGAGTGGTTCCGTCAGGTCGGCGCCCCCGCACCGGTGAGCACGACCCTGCCCGAGCCCGTCCTGCCCGAGCCCCGGGGTCCCGTGCTGCTCGTCGAGGACGACCCGGACGCGCCCGCCGCGTGGGCGGCCGACGCCGTGCCCGTCCAGCGCGCGTCAGCCGAGGAGCCCGCCGCGCTGATCTCGGACGCCGAGGTGCAGCAGGTGATGCTGCAGGGCCTCATGGCCGCGCCCGTCGAGGAGTGGATGGCGTTCCTGCACCCCGCGCAGGCGCGGCTCGTGCGGCGCTCGTACAACGGGCCGGCGCGCATCCGCGGCGCCGCGGGCACCGGCAAGACCGTCGTCGGGCTGCACCGCGCGGCGTACCTGGCGCGCACCCGGCAGGGCAAGGTCCTGGTCACGACGTACATCCGCACGCTGCCCGACGTGCTGCGCCAGCAGCTCACGCGCCTCGCGCCCGACGTCGTCGGCCGCGTCGAGCTCGCCGGTGTCCACGAGACCGCCAAGCGCATCCTCGACGAGCGCGGCGTGACGTGCCGCATCGACGGCAAGCAGATCGCGTCGGCGTGGACCGCCGCGTGGGGCAAGGCCGCGGGCGGCAGCATCATCGACACCGACCTGCACGAGCAGGACTACTGGCACGACGAGGTCAGCTACGTCATCAAGGGGCGCGGCCTGACCCGCTGGGAGCAGTACGCGGACCTGCCGCGGCTCGGCCGCCGGCACCGGCTGGGCCCGCAGCAGCGGCGCGTCGTGTGGGAGCTCTACCAGGCCTACGAGGCCGAGCTGCGGGCGCGCGGCGTCCACGACTTCGCCGACCAGATCGCGATGGCGGCGGCGGAGCTGCGGCGCGAGCCCCTCGCCGAGCAGTACACCGCGGTCGTCGTCGACGAGGCGCAGGACCTCACGTGCGTGATGATCCGCATGCTGCACGCGCTCGTCGGCGACGTGCCCGACGGCCTGACGCTCGTCGGCGACGGCCAGCAGACCATCTACCCCGGCGGGTTCACGCTCGCCGAGGCGGGCGTGTCCGTCGCCGGGCGCGGCACGGTCCTCGACGTCAACTACCGCAACACCCGCGAGATCCTGCAGTTCGCGTCGATGCTCGTGCGCGACGACGAGTTCGCGGACATCGAGGGGGCGACGGCGCGCGGGGACCGTCCCGTCGCGGTGCCGCGCACGGGGTCCAAGCCCGTGTACCTGCGGTGCGCGAGCGAGGAGGACCGGCAGCGGCGCATGGTGCAGCGGGTCCACGAGGTGGTCGCCGAGGTCGGCGTCAACTTCGGTGACGTGGGCGTCCTGTCGTTGTCGCGCCGCGGCGTCGAGGACGCCACGGCGGCGCTCAAGCGCGCCGGTGTCCCGGTCGTCAACCTCGAGCGGTACGACGGCGTGCCCGTCAACCGCGTCAAGGTCGGCACCGTCAAGCGTGCGAAGGGCCTGGAGTTCAAGCAGGTGCTCGTCGTCGACCCGTACGCGTCGTGGTTCACCGAGAAGGGCGAGGGCCTCGACGACGTGCACCGCGAGCGCCGCGAGTACCGCCTGCGCGAGCTGTACGTCGCCATGACGCGCGCCCGCGACGGGCTGTGGGTCGCGTCGATCTGA
- a CDS encoding ABC transporter substrate-binding protein codes for MSRSTGRSRNAAAASSVFLASILALTACSAPGGGTTDDQATADGDTVAADGDWTCGTDDVTLDAYIETGFPLSAALFDEFEAQYPNVTFDVREDQFAVITQNAPRVLADDPPDLMRLPQVSDLAADGLLYNLDEAATALGWDEWPASQLQQMRVDDEGRRGDGPLYAQGLNYSMTGVFYNKELAAQIGMTEAPATLAELDGFMQAAKDAGITPSTQFNGGATGGLAFPLQALMASYGDVSAINDWTFQQPGSTIDTESNVEAAAHLQKWIEAGYFAEDINSLDYSMMMGRFIDGESLFIFNGDWESGNLDTQMPGNVGFFLMPPLEEGGTVGAMSAPLTYGISAKAENPECAAFFLDWIATNDEARTIAVEIGGSHPMGPSDAFMPEVDADSVTAQTLAAGATIAEDNGSMEFIANATGAIYATSWTPNLQRLVAGEIDAAALLASVQADYESEIGS; via the coding sequence GTGTCTCGATCGACTGGAAGGTCACGGAACGCGGCCGCAGCCTCGTCCGTTTTCCTGGCAAGCATCCTCGCCCTGACGGCGTGCAGCGCACCCGGCGGCGGCACCACCGACGACCAGGCCACCGCCGACGGTGACACGGTCGCCGCCGACGGCGACTGGACCTGCGGTACCGACGACGTCACGCTCGACGCGTACATCGAGACCGGGTTCCCGCTCTCCGCCGCGCTCTTCGACGAGTTCGAGGCCCAGTACCCGAACGTGACGTTCGACGTCCGCGAGGACCAGTTCGCGGTCATCACCCAGAACGCCCCCCGCGTCCTGGCCGACGACCCGCCCGACCTCATGCGTCTGCCGCAGGTGTCCGACCTGGCCGCCGACGGCCTGCTCTACAACCTCGACGAGGCCGCCACGGCGCTCGGCTGGGACGAGTGGCCCGCGTCGCAGCTCCAGCAGATGCGCGTCGACGACGAGGGACGCCGCGGCGACGGCCCCCTGTACGCCCAGGGTCTGAACTACTCGATGACCGGCGTGTTCTACAACAAGGAGCTCGCCGCCCAGATCGGCATGACCGAGGCGCCGGCGACGCTCGCCGAGCTCGACGGCTTCATGCAGGCGGCCAAGGACGCCGGCATCACGCCGTCGACGCAGTTCAACGGTGGCGCCACCGGCGGCCTCGCGTTCCCGCTGCAGGCGCTCATGGCCTCCTACGGCGACGTGTCGGCGATCAACGACTGGACCTTCCAGCAGCCCGGCTCGACGATCGACACCGAGAGCAACGTCGAGGCCGCCGCGCACCTGCAGAAGTGGATCGAGGCCGGCTACTTCGCCGAGGACATCAACTCCCTCGACTACTCGATGATGATGGGCCGCTTCATCGACGGCGAGAGCCTGTTCATCTTCAACGGCGACTGGGAGTCGGGGAACCTCGACACCCAGATGCCCGGCAACGTCGGGTTCTTCCTCATGCCCCCGCTCGAGGAGGGCGGCACCGTCGGCGCGATGTCGGCGCCGCTGACGTACGGCATCTCCGCCAAGGCCGAGAACCCCGAGTGTGCGGCGTTCTTCCTCGACTGGATCGCCACGAACGACGAGGCCCGCACCATCGCCGTCGAGATCGGCGGCTCGCACCCGATGGGCCCGTCGGACGCCTTCATGCCCGAGGTCGACGCGGACTCCGTGACCGCCCAGACCCTCGCGGCCGGCGCCACGATCGCCGAGGACAACGGTTCGATGGAGTTCATCGCCAACGCGACCGGTGCGATCTACGCCACCAGCTGGACCCCCAACCTGCAGAGGCTCGTCGCCGGTGAGATCGACGCCGCGGCCCTGCTCGCCTCGGTCCAGGCCGACTACGAGTCCGAGATCGGCAGCTGA
- a CDS encoding dienelactone hydrolase family protein, giving the protein MVAATVLAAAPAAAAPAPEGIVSVTPVTAIYLSGQKVAAVAVEYGDVVDAADVAPDAYVVEDSTYNFRFSAGLEELDVLAERTITRAYTNDSVALLGAGESAPGRFVILELDPADAGGNTVIRSTCPDLCFEKINTDLRTQVSQLGDVHATDGSLLAPPTDAPVRVTDPAVNVVADDFVSEVFDFEGHALPYSYQLPADYDPSRRYPLVVALHGYGSGYDGENPGVNVAVDIMVPAWNDSAWTGVDQDVIVLAPQNERVGNPLEANAMAALVASFVADHAVDTDRVYAATFSWGSTLAWAAMAADPDLFDAALVVSGFPISDEQAQAIAQQPVPVLLTHATSDPVLPAAFSSTSRDVLRAAYVAAGMDEAQAADTVRHIEYGDDAFVIPDYRAATAPTYSDQGILQWVLAQRRAAAPGAVLGVTPVTEVGSFGQQVTKVVVEYASEVDAAALTAADFRVEDSGYNFRFDGIETLPDLVDRAVASVWTTDDPARLLTEERPEAPGRFVVLDLEDSPEGGWTVIVSLCPTFLCSVRVNPDQLTQVTQLGDVRDADGTLVAAGDPEQAYRITADPIDREVDQFELETYASTTGPLEYAYRLPDGYDPARAYPLVIALPGHGMGYDGQNRGVQLASDMLTTAWFQESWTGTDEDVIVLAPQNVRTGKELEGAQTLELVEAFLERFAVDEDRVYATSVSYGSQLMWEMFSERPDLFAGGLLTGGFPGDEDEFARIAAGEVPLWITHGTNDHLLPVAEARASYEALVAAYTDRGLSPERIAELVLWTEYGDDAFSLPDHHLASAPTYEDPATLQWLLAQVRDADVDDPDGPGDPEVPGGTDGNEGGGGSGVGASPAGGTPSAAGGQLAVTGPGQLVLLLALALGVMATGTFLVRQRLRGTRGG; this is encoded by the coding sequence ATGGTCGCGGCGACCGTCCTGGCCGCGGCACCCGCCGCCGCGGCGCCCGCGCCTGAGGGGATCGTCTCGGTCACGCCCGTGACCGCGATCTACCTCTCCGGCCAGAAGGTCGCGGCCGTCGCCGTCGAGTACGGCGACGTCGTCGACGCCGCCGACGTCGCCCCGGACGCGTACGTGGTGGAGGACAGCACCTACAACTTCCGGTTCAGCGCCGGGCTCGAGGAGCTCGACGTCCTCGCGGAGCGCACGATCACCCGGGCGTACACCAACGACTCCGTCGCGCTGCTGGGCGCCGGCGAGTCCGCCCCCGGCCGCTTCGTCATCCTCGAGCTGGACCCGGCCGACGCGGGCGGCAACACCGTCATCCGCTCGACGTGCCCGGACCTGTGCTTCGAGAAGATCAACACCGACCTGCGGACCCAGGTCAGTCAGCTGGGCGACGTCCACGCCACCGACGGGAGCCTGCTCGCGCCGCCGACGGACGCGCCCGTGCGTGTCACCGATCCCGCCGTGAACGTCGTCGCGGACGACTTCGTCTCCGAGGTCTTCGACTTCGAGGGGCACGCGCTGCCCTACTCCTACCAGCTTCCCGCGGACTACGACCCGTCGCGCCGCTACCCGCTGGTGGTCGCGCTGCACGGCTACGGCTCCGGCTACGACGGCGAGAACCCCGGGGTCAACGTCGCCGTCGACATCATGGTGCCCGCGTGGAACGACTCCGCGTGGACCGGGGTCGACCAGGACGTGATCGTCCTCGCCCCGCAGAACGAGCGCGTCGGCAACCCTCTCGAGGCGAACGCCATGGCCGCCCTCGTCGCGTCGTTCGTCGCGGACCACGCGGTCGACACCGACCGCGTGTACGCGGCCACGTTCTCGTGGGGCTCGACGCTCGCCTGGGCCGCGATGGCCGCGGACCCGGACCTGTTCGACGCCGCGCTCGTCGTCTCCGGCTTCCCGATCAGCGACGAGCAGGCGCAGGCGATCGCCCAGCAGCCCGTCCCGGTGCTCCTCACGCACGCCACCAGCGACCCGGTGCTCCCGGCCGCCTTCTCCAGCACGAGCCGCGACGTCCTGCGGGCGGCGTACGTCGCCGCCGGCATGGACGAGGCCCAGGCCGCGGACACGGTGCGGCACATCGAGTACGGCGACGACGCGTTCGTCATCCCGGACTACCGCGCCGCGACCGCACCGACCTACTCCGACCAGGGCATCCTGCAGTGGGTGCTCGCGCAGCGGCGGGCCGCGGCGCCCGGTGCGGTGCTCGGCGTCACCCCGGTGACCGAGGTCGGCTCCTTCGGCCAGCAGGTCACGAAGGTCGTCGTGGAGTACGCCTCCGAGGTCGACGCCGCCGCGCTGACGGCCGCCGACTTCCGCGTCGAGGACTCCGGGTACAACTTCCGGTTCGACGGCATCGAGACGCTCCCCGACCTCGTCGACCGCGCCGTCGCGTCGGTCTGGACGACCGACGACCCCGCCCGGCTGCTCACCGAGGAGCGTCCCGAGGCACCGGGACGGTTCGTCGTCCTGGACCTCGAGGACTCCCCCGAGGGCGGCTGGACCGTCATCGTCTCGCTGTGCCCGACCTTCCTGTGCTCGGTCCGCGTCAACCCGGACCAGCTCACCCAGGTCACCCAGCTCGGCGACGTGCGCGACGCCGACGGCACCCTGGTCGCCGCGGGCGACCCGGAGCAGGCGTACCGGATCACCGCGGACCCGATCGACCGCGAGGTCGACCAGTTCGAGCTGGAGACGTACGCGTCCACCACGGGCCCGCTCGAGTACGCCTACCGGCTGCCCGACGGCTACGACCCGGCACGGGCGTACCCGCTCGTGATCGCGCTGCCCGGCCACGGCATGGGGTACGACGGCCAGAACCGCGGCGTGCAGCTCGCCTCCGACATGCTCACCACCGCCTGGTTCCAGGAGTCGTGGACGGGCACCGACGAGGACGTCATCGTCCTGGCCCCGCAGAACGTGCGGACGGGCAAGGAGCTCGAGGGCGCGCAGACGCTCGAGCTCGTCGAGGCGTTCCTCGAGCGGTTCGCCGTCGACGAGGACCGCGTCTACGCGACGTCGGTGTCCTACGGCTCGCAGCTGATGTGGGAGATGTTCTCCGAGCGGCCCGACCTGTTCGCGGGTGGCCTGCTCACGGGCGGGTTCCCCGGCGACGAGGACGAGTTCGCGCGCATCGCGGCGGGCGAGGTGCCGCTGTGGATCACGCACGGCACGAACGACCACCTGCTGCCGGTCGCCGAGGCCCGGGCGTCGTACGAGGCGCTCGTCGCCGCGTACACCGACCGTGGCCTCTCCCCGGAGCGCATCGCCGAGCTGGTGCTGTGGACCGAGTACGGGGACGACGCGTTCTCGCTGCCCGACCACCACCTCGCGTCCGCGCCGACGTACGAGGACCCGGCGACGCTGCAGTGGCTGCTCGCCCAGGTCCGGGACGCCGACGTCGACGACCCGGACGGGCCGGGCGACCCGGAGGTCCCGGGCGGGACCGACGGGAACGAGGGCGGCGGCGGCTCGGGCGTCGGCGCGAGCCCGGCCGGCGGCACCCCGTCGGCCGCGGGCGGCCAGCTGGCCGTGACCGGGCCGGGGCAGCTCGTGCTCCTGCTCGCCCTCGCGCTCGGCGTCATGGCCACGGGGACGTTCCTCGTGCGACAGCGTCTGCGCGGCACCCGGGGCGGGTGA
- a CDS encoding LacI family DNA-binding transcriptional regulator produces MTRRVTLADVARTAGVSSTTASLVLSGRGSELRISPAVQERVRDASADLGYRPNIVSVGLRKGTTRTLGLVSDTVATGQMAGDMIKGAIEAARDHGYMLFIGETEGDPAIESALIDAMLDRRVDGIMLTSMFTRTRAVPAALERLPTVLLNTLPSGPTRAPAVVPDEVEAGRAAARLLLDAGHRDLHLVGAGPGPDDVPPDTVAGHERLTGILEVLHAAGLEPASGHLCDDWVPPQGWAATHDLLEQHPRPRAVICFNDRLAFGTYQALQEAGLRIPDDVSVVSFDNYEMAGWLRPGVSSFAIPHEALGRRAVELLIGQVTRGADGDAQGAADGAGAVHRLPLPLWSRGSVTPA; encoded by the coding sequence GTGACCCGACGCGTGACGCTCGCCGACGTCGCCCGCACCGCCGGGGTGTCGTCCACGACGGCCTCGCTCGTGCTGTCCGGGCGGGGCTCGGAGCTGCGCATCTCACCGGCCGTGCAGGAGCGCGTCCGCGACGCCTCCGCCGACCTCGGCTACCGCCCGAACATCGTGTCCGTCGGGCTGCGCAAGGGCACCACCCGCACGCTCGGCCTCGTCTCCGACACCGTCGCGACCGGCCAGATGGCCGGCGACATGATCAAGGGCGCCATCGAGGCCGCCCGCGACCACGGCTACATGCTGTTCATCGGCGAGACCGAGGGCGACCCCGCCATCGAGAGCGCCCTCATCGACGCCATGCTGGACCGCCGCGTCGACGGGATCATGCTCACCTCGATGTTCACGCGCACCCGCGCCGTGCCCGCCGCCCTCGAGCGCCTGCCCACCGTGCTGCTCAACACCCTGCCCAGCGGTCCGACGCGCGCGCCGGCCGTCGTCCCCGACGAGGTCGAGGCCGGCCGTGCCGCCGCACGCCTGCTGCTCGACGCCGGGCACCGCGACCTCCACCTCGTCGGCGCCGGCCCTGGCCCCGACGACGTGCCGCCCGACACCGTCGCCGGCCACGAGCGCCTCACCGGCATCCTCGAGGTCCTGCACGCCGCCGGCCTCGAGCCCGCGTCGGGGCACCTGTGCGACGACTGGGTGCCGCCGCAGGGCTGGGCCGCCACGCACGACCTGCTCGAGCAGCACCCGCGCCCGCGCGCCGTCATCTGCTTCAACGACCGCCTCGCGTTCGGCACCTACCAGGCGCTGCAGGAGGCGGGCCTGCGCATCCCCGACGACGTGTCCGTCGTGTCGTTCGACAACTACGAGATGGCCGGGTGGCTGCGGCCCGGCGTGTCGTCCTTCGCGATCCCGCACGAGGCCCTCGGCCGGCGCGCCGTGGAGCTGCTCATCGGGCAGGTCACGCGCGGTGCGGACGGTGACGCGCAAGGCGCTGCCGACGGCGCCGGGGCGGTGCACCGCCTGCCCCTGCCGCTGTGGTCGCGCGGCTCCGTCACCCCGGCCTGA